The following proteins come from a genomic window of Chelonia mydas isolate rCheMyd1 chromosome 15, rCheMyd1.pri.v2, whole genome shotgun sequence:
- the KLHL22 gene encoding kelch-like protein 22 isoform X2: MFAGGLREMEQEEIRIHGVSYNAMCKILNFIYTSELELSLNNVQETLTAACQLQIPEVIKFCCDFLMSWVDEENILDVYKLADLFDLNQLSEQLDSYILKNFVAFSKTEIYRQLPLEKVYSLLSSNLLEVNCENEVYEGVLLYHYTLEQVETDQVSLMEPPKLLETVRFPLMELQILQRLHDKLSPCPLRETVADALMYHKNECLQPMLQTSQTQVRSEFHCVVGFGGMHSTPSTALSDQAKFLNPILGEWRHFTAALAPRMSNQGIAVFNNFVYLIGGDNNVRGFRAESRCWRYDPRHNKWFQIQSLQQEHADLCVCVVDKYIYAVAGRDYHEDLREVERYDPKTNTWEYMAPLRKEVYAHAGAALDGKMYITCGRRGDDYLKELHCYDPGADRWDSLADGPVRRAWHGMAALLGKLYVIGGSNNDSGYRRDVHQVACYSTSTDQWTNVCPLPAGHGEPGIAVLANRIYVLGGRSHNRGIRMDYVHIYEAERDCWEEGPQLEDDISGLAACVLTLPRAILMDTERWTPEWNPERLQHHPDFASEVMSVSDWEEFDNSSED, from the exons ATGTTTGCTGGTGGTCTAAGAGAGATGGAACAGGAAGAGATTCGTATTCATGGAGTCTCCTACAATGCTATGTGTAAAATCCTGAACTTCATATACACCTCTGAACTGGAACTCAGCCTGAACAACGTGCAAGAAACGCTAACTGCCGCCTGCCAACTTCAG ATTCCAGAAGTCATTAAGTTCTGTTGTGATTTTCTCATGTCCTGGGTGGATGAGGAGAACATCCTGGATGTATACAAATTAGCTGACCTCTTTGACTTGAATCAGTTGAGCGAGCAGCTGGACTCCTACATTCTCAAAAACTTTGTAGCTTTCTCAAAGACAGAGATATACCGCCAGCTACCCCTGGAGAAGGTCTACTCTCTACTGAGCAGCAACCTCTTGGAGGTCAACTGTGAGAATGAGGTTTATGAAGGGGTGCTTCTGTATCATTACACCCTAGAACAGGTAGAGACAGATCAGGTCTCACTGATGGAGCCTCCTAAGCTACTGGAAACAGTCCGCTTCCCCCTGATGGAGCTCCAGATCCTGCAAAGGCTCCATGACAAATTAAGCCCATGTCCATTAAGAGAGACTGTAGCCGATGCACTAATGTACCACAAGAATGAATGTCTTCAGCCCATGCTTCAAACCTCACAGACACAGGTGAGGTCAGAGTTCCACTGTGTAGTGGGCTTTGGAGGGATGCACTCCACTCCATCCACAGCCCTCAGTGACCAAGCCAAGTTCTTGAACCCCATATTGGGAGAGTGGAGGCACTTTACTGCTGCATTAGCCCCCAGAATGTCCAACCAAGGAATCGCTGTTTTCAACAACTTTGTATACTTGATTGGGGGAGATAACAACGTACGAGGTTTTCGAGCAGAGTCCAGGTGTTGGAG GTATGACCCACGACACAACAAATGGTTCCAGATCCAGTCCCTGCAGCAAGAGCATGCTGACCTCTGTGTCTGTGTTGTGGACAAATATATATATGCTGTCGCAGGGCGAGATTATCATGAAGACCTAAGGGAAGTAGAGAGGTATGATCCAAAAACCAACACGTGGGAATACATGGCACCGCTGAGGAAGGAG GTGTATGCACATGCTGGAGCAGCACTGGATGGAAAGATGTATATTAcatgtgggaggagaggagatgaTTATTTGAAGGAACTACACTGTTATGATCCAGGGGCTGACCGCTGGGACAGCTTAGCTGATGGTCCAGTCAGACGTGCCTGGCATGGGATGGCTGCACTTCTGGGAAAGCTGTACGTGATTGGAGGTAGCAACAATGACTCTGGCTATAGGAGAGATGTTCACCAG GTTGCCTGCTATAGCACAAGCACTGATCAGTGGACAAATGTATGCCCTCTACCTGCAGGGCATGGAGAGCCAGGTATTGCTGTCTTAGCCAATAGAATCTATGTCTTGGGGGGCAGATCCCACAATCGAGGGATCCGGATGGACTATGTCCATATTTATGAAGCTGAGAGAGACTGCTGGGAGGAAGGTCCCCAGTTGGAGGATGATATTTCTGGGCTGGCTGCCTGTGTCCTCACTCTGCCTAGGGCTATTCTAATGGACACAGAGAGGTGGACTCCAGAATGGAACCCAGAGCGACTACAGCATCACCCAGACTTTGCCTCTGAGGTTATGAGTGTGTCAGACTGGGAGGAATTTGACAATTCAAGTGAAGATTAA
- the KLHL22 gene encoding kelch-like protein 22 isoform X1, giving the protein MAEDQELTQPCKTPLEPSLQQCTSNTYRSVEHSQSLLSGLVALRDSGILFDVVLVVEGKPIEAHRILLAASCDYFRGMFAGGLREMEQEEIRIHGVSYNAMCKILNFIYTSELELSLNNVQETLTAACQLQIPEVIKFCCDFLMSWVDEENILDVYKLADLFDLNQLSEQLDSYILKNFVAFSKTEIYRQLPLEKVYSLLSSNLLEVNCENEVYEGVLLYHYTLEQVETDQVSLMEPPKLLETVRFPLMELQILQRLHDKLSPCPLRETVADALMYHKNECLQPMLQTSQTQVRSEFHCVVGFGGMHSTPSTALSDQAKFLNPILGEWRHFTAALAPRMSNQGIAVFNNFVYLIGGDNNVRGFRAESRCWRYDPRHNKWFQIQSLQQEHADLCVCVVDKYIYAVAGRDYHEDLREVERYDPKTNTWEYMAPLRKEVYAHAGAALDGKMYITCGRRGDDYLKELHCYDPGADRWDSLADGPVRRAWHGMAALLGKLYVIGGSNNDSGYRRDVHQVACYSTSTDQWTNVCPLPAGHGEPGIAVLANRIYVLGGRSHNRGIRMDYVHIYEAERDCWEEGPQLEDDISGLAACVLTLPRAILMDTERWTPEWNPERLQHHPDFASEVMSVSDWEEFDNSSED; this is encoded by the exons ATGGCAGAGGATCAGGAGCTGACTCAGCCATGCAAGACTCCCCTGGAGCCCTCCCTCCAGCAGTGCACCAGCAACACTTACCGCAGTGTAGAGCACTCCCAGTCCTTACTCAGCGGCCTGGTAGCTCTCCGAGATAGTGGCATCCTTTTTGATGTAGTCCTGGTAGTGGAAGGGAAACCTATTGAAGCTCATCGGATACTTCTAGCTGCGTCATGTGACTATTTCAG AGGAATGTTTGCTGGTGGTCTAAGAGAGATGGAACAGGAAGAGATTCGTATTCATGGAGTCTCCTACAATGCTATGTGTAAAATCCTGAACTTCATATACACCTCTGAACTGGAACTCAGCCTGAACAACGTGCAAGAAACGCTAACTGCCGCCTGCCAACTTCAG ATTCCAGAAGTCATTAAGTTCTGTTGTGATTTTCTCATGTCCTGGGTGGATGAGGAGAACATCCTGGATGTATACAAATTAGCTGACCTCTTTGACTTGAATCAGTTGAGCGAGCAGCTGGACTCCTACATTCTCAAAAACTTTGTAGCTTTCTCAAAGACAGAGATATACCGCCAGCTACCCCTGGAGAAGGTCTACTCTCTACTGAGCAGCAACCTCTTGGAGGTCAACTGTGAGAATGAGGTTTATGAAGGGGTGCTTCTGTATCATTACACCCTAGAACAGGTAGAGACAGATCAGGTCTCACTGATGGAGCCTCCTAAGCTACTGGAAACAGTCCGCTTCCCCCTGATGGAGCTCCAGATCCTGCAAAGGCTCCATGACAAATTAAGCCCATGTCCATTAAGAGAGACTGTAGCCGATGCACTAATGTACCACAAGAATGAATGTCTTCAGCCCATGCTTCAAACCTCACAGACACAGGTGAGGTCAGAGTTCCACTGTGTAGTGGGCTTTGGAGGGATGCACTCCACTCCATCCACAGCCCTCAGTGACCAAGCCAAGTTCTTGAACCCCATATTGGGAGAGTGGAGGCACTTTACTGCTGCATTAGCCCCCAGAATGTCCAACCAAGGAATCGCTGTTTTCAACAACTTTGTATACTTGATTGGGGGAGATAACAACGTACGAGGTTTTCGAGCAGAGTCCAGGTGTTGGAG GTATGACCCACGACACAACAAATGGTTCCAGATCCAGTCCCTGCAGCAAGAGCATGCTGACCTCTGTGTCTGTGTTGTGGACAAATATATATATGCTGTCGCAGGGCGAGATTATCATGAAGACCTAAGGGAAGTAGAGAGGTATGATCCAAAAACCAACACGTGGGAATACATGGCACCGCTGAGGAAGGAG GTGTATGCACATGCTGGAGCAGCACTGGATGGAAAGATGTATATTAcatgtgggaggagaggagatgaTTATTTGAAGGAACTACACTGTTATGATCCAGGGGCTGACCGCTGGGACAGCTTAGCTGATGGTCCAGTCAGACGTGCCTGGCATGGGATGGCTGCACTTCTGGGAAAGCTGTACGTGATTGGAGGTAGCAACAATGACTCTGGCTATAGGAGAGATGTTCACCAG GTTGCCTGCTATAGCACAAGCACTGATCAGTGGACAAATGTATGCCCTCTACCTGCAGGGCATGGAGAGCCAGGTATTGCTGTCTTAGCCAATAGAATCTATGTCTTGGGGGGCAGATCCCACAATCGAGGGATCCGGATGGACTATGTCCATATTTATGAAGCTGAGAGAGACTGCTGGGAGGAAGGTCCCCAGTTGGAGGATGATATTTCTGGGCTGGCTGCCTGTGTCCTCACTCTGCCTAGGGCTATTCTAATGGACACAGAGAGGTGGACTCCAGAATGGAACCCAGAGCGACTACAGCATCACCCAGACTTTGCCTCTGAGGTTATGAGTGTGTCAGACTGGGAGGAATTTGACAATTCAAGTGAAGATTAA
- the KLHL22 gene encoding kelch-like protein 22 isoform X3, giving the protein MAEDQELTQPCKTPLEPSLQQCTSNTYRSVEHSQSLLSGLVALRDSGILFDVVLVVEGKPIEAHRILLAASCDYFRGMFAGGLREMEQEEIRIHGVSYNAMCKILNFIYTSELELSLNNVQETLTAACQLQIPEVIKFCCDFLMSWVDEENILDVYKLADLFDLNQLSEQLDSYILKNFVAFSKTEIYRQLPLEKVYSLLSSNLLEVNCENEVYEGVLLYHYTLEQVETDQVSLMEPPKLLETVRFPLMELQILQRLHDKLSPCPLRETVADALMYHKNECLQPMLQTSQTQVRSEFHCVVGFGGMHSTPSTALSDQAKFLNPILGEWRHFTAALAPRMSNQGIAVFNNFVYLIGGDNNVRGFRAESRCWRYDPRHNKWFQIQSLQQEHADLCVCVVDKYIYAVAGRDYHEDLREVERYDPKTNTWEYMAPLRKEVYAHAGAALDGKMYITCGRRGDDYLKELHCYDPGADRWDSLADGPVRRAWHGMAALLGKLYVIGGSNNDSGYRRDVHQVACYSTSTDQWTNVCPLPAGHGEPEAELPL; this is encoded by the exons ATGGCAGAGGATCAGGAGCTGACTCAGCCATGCAAGACTCCCCTGGAGCCCTCCCTCCAGCAGTGCACCAGCAACACTTACCGCAGTGTAGAGCACTCCCAGTCCTTACTCAGCGGCCTGGTAGCTCTCCGAGATAGTGGCATCCTTTTTGATGTAGTCCTGGTAGTGGAAGGGAAACCTATTGAAGCTCATCGGATACTTCTAGCTGCGTCATGTGACTATTTCAG AGGAATGTTTGCTGGTGGTCTAAGAGAGATGGAACAGGAAGAGATTCGTATTCATGGAGTCTCCTACAATGCTATGTGTAAAATCCTGAACTTCATATACACCTCTGAACTGGAACTCAGCCTGAACAACGTGCAAGAAACGCTAACTGCCGCCTGCCAACTTCAG ATTCCAGAAGTCATTAAGTTCTGTTGTGATTTTCTCATGTCCTGGGTGGATGAGGAGAACATCCTGGATGTATACAAATTAGCTGACCTCTTTGACTTGAATCAGTTGAGCGAGCAGCTGGACTCCTACATTCTCAAAAACTTTGTAGCTTTCTCAAAGACAGAGATATACCGCCAGCTACCCCTGGAGAAGGTCTACTCTCTACTGAGCAGCAACCTCTTGGAGGTCAACTGTGAGAATGAGGTTTATGAAGGGGTGCTTCTGTATCATTACACCCTAGAACAGGTAGAGACAGATCAGGTCTCACTGATGGAGCCTCCTAAGCTACTGGAAACAGTCCGCTTCCCCCTGATGGAGCTCCAGATCCTGCAAAGGCTCCATGACAAATTAAGCCCATGTCCATTAAGAGAGACTGTAGCCGATGCACTAATGTACCACAAGAATGAATGTCTTCAGCCCATGCTTCAAACCTCACAGACACAGGTGAGGTCAGAGTTCCACTGTGTAGTGGGCTTTGGAGGGATGCACTCCACTCCATCCACAGCCCTCAGTGACCAAGCCAAGTTCTTGAACCCCATATTGGGAGAGTGGAGGCACTTTACTGCTGCATTAGCCCCCAGAATGTCCAACCAAGGAATCGCTGTTTTCAACAACTTTGTATACTTGATTGGGGGAGATAACAACGTACGAGGTTTTCGAGCAGAGTCCAGGTGTTGGAG GTATGACCCACGACACAACAAATGGTTCCAGATCCAGTCCCTGCAGCAAGAGCATGCTGACCTCTGTGTCTGTGTTGTGGACAAATATATATATGCTGTCGCAGGGCGAGATTATCATGAAGACCTAAGGGAAGTAGAGAGGTATGATCCAAAAACCAACACGTGGGAATACATGGCACCGCTGAGGAAGGAG GTGTATGCACATGCTGGAGCAGCACTGGATGGAAAGATGTATATTAcatgtgggaggagaggagatgaTTATTTGAAGGAACTACACTGTTATGATCCAGGGGCTGACCGCTGGGACAGCTTAGCTGATGGTCCAGTCAGACGTGCCTGGCATGGGATGGCTGCACTTCTGGGAAAGCTGTACGTGATTGGAGGTAGCAACAATGACTCTGGCTATAGGAGAGATGTTCACCAG GTTGCCTGCTATAGCACAAGCACTGATCAGTGGACAAATGTATGCCCTCTACCTGCAGGGCATGGAGAGCCAG AAGCTGAACTGCCTTTATAA